Proteins encoded together in one Kutzneria kofuensis window:
- the ilvA gene encoding threonine ammonia-lyase, whose amino-acid sequence MELVSVERVHAARKLLSTVVRQTPMEHSRVLGDIHGGEVYLKLENLQRTGSFKIRGAYVRMHGLDAEERSRGVVAASAGNHAQGVALGASLLGIPATVFMPRRAPLPKLAATRGYGADVKLTGESFDETLAASIVFAQRTGAVFIHPFDHPDVIAGQGTIGLEILDQLPNVGTVLLAAGGGGLVGGVAAAIKATRPDVKVVAVQAENAAALPESLSTGSPVKLPGVRTMADGIAVAKPGALTYRHVRDLVDDVVTVTEDSLARAVLLCMERAKQVVEPAGAATVAALMQHPGRFEGPVVAVLSGGNVDPLLLLQIIQHGMRAAGRYLALRLRIDDKPGSLAGLLTMLGDLGVNVLDVEHTRMSDELRLGEAEVSLNLETRGVDHCAELVTALRSAGFTVLR is encoded by the coding sequence ATGGAGCTGGTCAGCGTCGAGCGGGTGCACGCGGCCCGGAAGCTGCTCTCGACCGTGGTGCGGCAGACGCCGATGGAGCATTCCCGGGTGCTCGGCGACATCCACGGCGGCGAGGTGTACCTCAAGCTGGAGAACCTCCAGCGCACTGGATCGTTCAAGATTCGTGGCGCCTACGTGCGCATGCACGGCCTCGATGCCGAGGAACGCTCGCGCGGCGTGGTCGCGGCCAGCGCCGGCAACCACGCCCAGGGCGTCGCCCTCGGCGCCTCGCTGCTCGGCATTCCCGCGACGGTGTTCATGCCGCGCCGGGCCCCGCTGCCGAAGCTGGCGGCGACCCGCGGCTACGGCGCCGACGTGAAGCTGACCGGCGAGTCCTTCGACGAGACGCTGGCCGCCTCGATCGTCTTCGCGCAGCGCACCGGGGCGGTGTTCATCCACCCGTTCGACCACCCTGACGTGATCGCCGGCCAGGGCACGATCGGCCTGGAGATCCTGGACCAGCTGCCCAACGTCGGCACGGTACTGCTGGCCGCGGGCGGCGGCGGGCTGGTCGGCGGCGTCGCCGCGGCGATCAAGGCCACCCGGCCGGACGTGAAGGTCGTCGCCGTGCAGGCGGAGAACGCCGCCGCGCTGCCGGAGTCACTGAGCACCGGCTCGCCGGTGAAGCTTCCGGGCGTGCGCACGATGGCCGACGGCATCGCCGTCGCCAAGCCCGGCGCGCTGACCTACCGGCACGTCCGCGACCTGGTCGACGACGTCGTCACCGTCACCGAGGACTCGCTGGCCCGGGCGGTGCTGCTGTGCATGGAACGGGCCAAGCAGGTCGTCGAGCCGGCCGGCGCGGCCACCGTCGCCGCGCTCATGCAGCATCCCGGCCGGTTCGAGGGGCCGGTCGTCGCCGTCCTGTCCGGCGGCAACGTGGATCCGCTGCTGCTACTGCAAATCATCCAGCACGGCATGCGCGCCGCCGGCCGCTACCTCGCGCTGCGCCTGCGCATCGACGACAAGCCCGGCAGCCTGGCCGGCCTGCTCACCATGCTCGGCGACCTCGGCGTGAACGTGCTGGACGTGGAGCACACCCGGATGTCCGACGAGCTCCGGCTGGGCGAGGCCGAGGTCTCCCTCAACCTGGAGACCCGCGGCGTCGACCACTGCGCCGAACTCGTCACCGCCCTGCGCAGTGCGGGTTTCACCGTCCTTCGCTGA
- a CDS encoding cystathionine gamma-synthase, producing the protein MTDSTARHGFETRAIHAGQEPDPHTGSVIVPIYQTSTFAQDGVGGLRAGGYEYSRTANPTRSALEECLASLEGGRHGLAFASGMAASDITLRALVRPGDHVIIPDDAYGGTFRLVDKVLSQWGVEHTPVHLSDVDAVRAAVRPETKAIWVETPTNPLLGIADIAALAGIAHDAEARLVVDNTFATPYLQSPLGLGADIVLHSTTKYLGGHSDVVGGALVTSDDELHEKFAFLRNAAGSVPGPFDSWLTLRGLKTLAVRMDRHSDNAERVVEALVNHPKVTRVYYPGLVEHAGHEVAAKQMRRFGGMVSFTVAGGEQAALDVCARTKLFTLAESLGGIESLIEHPGKMTHASTAGSALQVPDDLVRLSVGIESADDLVEDLLAALA; encoded by the coding sequence ATGACGGACAGCACCGCCCGACACGGTTTCGAGACCAGGGCGATTCACGCCGGGCAGGAGCCTGACCCGCACACCGGCTCGGTCATCGTGCCCATCTACCAGACCTCCACGTTCGCCCAGGACGGCGTCGGCGGGCTGCGGGCCGGCGGCTACGAGTACTCGCGTACCGCCAACCCCACCCGCAGCGCGCTCGAGGAGTGCCTCGCGTCACTGGAGGGCGGCCGGCACGGGCTGGCCTTCGCGTCCGGCATGGCCGCGTCCGACATCACGCTGCGCGCGCTGGTCCGCCCCGGCGACCACGTGATCATCCCGGACGACGCGTACGGCGGCACCTTCCGCCTCGTGGACAAGGTGCTCAGCCAGTGGGGCGTCGAGCACACGCCGGTGCATCTGTCCGATGTGGACGCCGTCCGGGCCGCGGTTCGCCCGGAGACCAAGGCGATCTGGGTGGAGACGCCCACCAACCCGCTGCTGGGCATCGCCGACATCGCCGCGCTGGCCGGCATCGCGCACGACGCCGAGGCTCGGCTGGTGGTGGACAACACCTTCGCCACCCCGTACCTGCAGTCGCCGCTGGGCCTCGGCGCCGACATCGTGCTGCACTCCACCACGAAGTACCTCGGCGGGCACTCCGATGTGGTCGGTGGCGCGCTGGTCACCTCCGACGACGAGCTGCACGAGAAGTTCGCCTTCCTGCGCAACGCCGCCGGCTCGGTGCCCGGCCCGTTCGACTCGTGGCTGACGCTGCGCGGCCTCAAGACGCTGGCGGTGCGCATGGACCGGCACAGCGACAACGCCGAGCGCGTGGTGGAGGCGCTGGTCAACCACCCGAAGGTGACCAGGGTGTACTACCCGGGCCTGGTCGAGCACGCCGGTCACGAGGTCGCCGCCAAGCAGATGCGCCGGTTCGGCGGCATGGTGTCGTTCACCGTCGCCGGCGGCGAGCAGGCCGCGCTGGACGTGTGCGCCCGCACCAAGCTGTTCACGCTGGCCGAGTCGCTCGGCGGCATCGAGTCGCTGATCGAGCACCCCGGCAAGATGACCCACGCCAGCACCGCGGGCTCGGCCCTGCAGGTGCCGGACGACCTCGTCCGCCTGTCGGTCGGCATCGAGTCCGCCGACGACCTGGTCGAGGACCTGCTGGCCGCCCTGGCCTAG